The Bacteroidales bacterium genome window below encodes:
- a CDS encoding TonB-dependent receptor, with the protein MNYRMNIMASYNRITTIIKLVLIMMTLPLGMIHAQHQLSQKVHEIEKVHITGNRKDFYSEDQKTSSIDSITIENNRSNNLDELLATASPVYIQSYGTRGSLAVPKLRGTQGSHTSVTWNGFPINSLTLGQSDLSQTPMEFIDQVSITHSAPASLYGNGTFGGAIGLNNKTNWSKGNTLSLSGEAGSWDNQRYSLQSELGNQKFRYKISGFFQKAQNDFEFHDTQQFENPLKERKNNAVQNFGVMQNFYYKASPRNKFEAGVWYQEREKEVPEIMGISEPGTARQRDSTLRIYGQWKRVFEESALQLRSGYFYHHQLYTEKENPGDEAYMIYSPLETRKWMNDLNYRYYLNNRINFDIGGQYSLIEGNVDEYGKTIREYRASVIGAFKYNYQSLTTNLSIRQQFNNYTNPLPQFGIGANYKLIPEQLVIRSHFSTKYKLPTLNDKYWQPGGNKNIKPEHGWSGEIGIGYTPELNGFIQNLQSEITFYTSKIFDLIQWVPAEGESYWHAINTSRVRSSGIEASTDLYVEWEPINLHIKSVYNYTLSTNLNENKPNTYKKQLRYTPFHTLKNSLLTQWNDYTLGSNINYTGIRYTTSDNSSELEPYSILDVFIKKQFEFKDFDAQLKLSVKNIFDRHYQVVAHYPMPGRAYYINLKIQLNKMIN; encoded by the coding sequence ATGAATTATAGAATGAACATCATGGCCAGTTACAACAGGATAACCACAATCATAAAATTGGTGTTGATAATGATGACACTTCCTTTGGGAATGATTCATGCACAGCATCAGCTCTCTCAAAAAGTCCATGAAATTGAAAAGGTTCATATAACCGGCAACAGGAAAGATTTTTATTCCGAGGATCAGAAAACCTCTTCTATTGATTCGATAACCATTGAAAATAATCGCTCAAACAACCTCGACGAACTTCTCGCTACCGCATCCCCGGTATATATCCAATCATACGGAACCCGGGGCTCCCTGGCCGTACCCAAACTCAGGGGAACTCAGGGTAGTCATACTTCAGTAACCTGGAACGGCTTCCCTATCAATTCACTAACCCTGGGGCAAAGCGATTTATCTCAAACACCCATGGAATTTATAGATCAGGTTTCCATAACCCATAGTGCACCGGCTTCACTATATGGTAACGGCACTTTCGGAGGAGCCATCGGCCTGAATAACAAAACAAACTGGAGCAAAGGGAATACTTTGTCTTTGTCTGGTGAGGCAGGCAGTTGGGACAACCAGCGCTACAGTCTGCAAAGTGAGCTGGGTAATCAAAAATTTCGATACAAAATTTCCGGATTCTTCCAAAAAGCCCAAAATGATTTTGAATTTCACGACACGCAGCAGTTCGAGAATCCGCTTAAAGAAAGAAAAAATAATGCCGTACAGAATTTTGGTGTGATGCAGAATTTCTATTATAAAGCATCTCCCAGAAACAAATTTGAGGCGGGCGTGTGGTATCAGGAAAGGGAAAAAGAAGTTCCAGAAATTATGGGTATTTCAGAACCGGGTACAGCCCGCCAGCGTGACAGTACACTAAGAATATACGGACAGTGGAAAAGGGTGTTTGAGGAATCAGCCCTCCAGCTACGCTCGGGATATTTTTACCACCATCAACTCTATACGGAAAAAGAAAATCCCGGAGATGAGGCTTATATGATCTATTCCCCGCTAGAAACGAGAAAATGGATGAATGATCTGAATTATCGCTATTACCTGAACAACCGCATAAATTTTGATATCGGAGGTCAGTACTCCCTTATCGAAGGAAATGTAGATGAATACGGAAAAACAATACGTGAATACAGGGCCTCTGTGATCGGGGCATTTAAATACAACTACCAAAGCCTGACCACCAATCTTTCCATCCGGCAACAGTTTAACAACTATACCAATCCCCTTCCCCAATTTGGAATAGGAGCCAATTACAAGCTCATTCCCGAACAATTGGTTATAAGAAGCCATTTTTCCACCAAATATAAGCTGCCCACACTAAACGATAAATACTGGCAACCGGGCGGAAATAAAAACATCAAACCCGAACACGGCTGGTCCGGTGAAATCGGAATCGGCTACACCCCGGAGTTAAACGGATTCATTCAAAACCTTCAATCCGAAATTACCTTCTATACCTCCAAAATCTTTGACCTCATCCAGTGGGTTCCGGCAGAGGGAGAATCATACTGGCATGCCATTAATACTTCCAGGGTTAGAAGTTCAGGGATAGAAGCATCGACAGACCTTTACGTGGAATGGGAGCCCATTAATCTCCATATCAAATCGGTTTACAATTATACCCTGTCAACCAATCTCAATGAGAACAAACCAAATACTTACAAGAAGCAACTGAGATACACCCCCTTCCACACACTTAAAAATTCCCTGTTAACCCAATGGAATGATTACACCCTGGGGAGCAATATCAACTATACCGGAATAAGGTATACCACATCCGATAATTCCAGTGAACTGGAACCTTATTCCATACTGGACGTTTTCATAAAAAAACAATTTGAATTTAAAGATTTTGATGCTCAACTCAAGCTGAGTGTTAAAAATATCTTTGACAGGCATTACCAGGTTGTTGCGCATTATCCGATGCCCGGCCGGGCTTATTATATCAATCTCAAGATTCAACTAAACAAAATGATTAATTAA